The Grus americana isolate bGruAme1 chromosome 24, bGruAme1.mat, whole genome shotgun sequence sequence ttcctcctttgggTGTGTaatattctggattttttttgtctcccaTCAACAGAACTCGGAAACACCATCTCGAGCCTGTTTGGGGGTGGTGGGCCTAAGCCAGAGACGGGAGAGAACCTGACAGATTCGGTTCAGGTGAGCCCCAGGGTGATTGCTAGTGGGAGGGAACCCCTGAGTCTTGCTATGGCTGCTAACGCTCTTTTGATTTCCCCTTTACTCACTTGTGATGAccaggaagaagaagagagcTTAGCAGAAGCAGGTAAAGAAGAGCAAGGGGAGAAACAAGACCAGAAAAGCAGTGCTGAAGATGCCAGTGAtgagcagggagaagagaaacagcagtCTCCAGGTCAGGCAGAAAGTGCCCCTCCGAAAGCAGAGTcgcagaaaaaggaggaaggagagaaattaGAGTCTCCGGTGAGCATCAGATTGAAGGGATGGGACTGTGATTTCGGTGCCTGAGAAATGGCATTTCCTCAGTGGAATTCTTCTTTGCCTGTTAGTGTCCTGCCTTGGAAAAAAAGTTGTGGAATCTGCAAATCTGTTCCCTTGCCTGAGAATCTGTTACAGGATTTTATCTGTTACAGGATcccaaagaaagcagagaaactgcGAAGGAGGAAGAGCCGTCCAAAAGTTCCGGTGACAGCACAGTTAccaaaacagaggaagagaagaagatcAAAGCACCCAAGAAGCAGAAGCTTGTCCACGAGATCACCATGGAACTGGATGTAAACGATGTGCCTGACCTGCTGGAGGATGAACTGAAGAGCTCGATGAAAAAGTATGTTTGAAATGGCTCTGTCTGCTAGGTTAAAGCTCTAGATAAAGGAAGGGGATCGCTGTGGAGCGGTGATAGCTCACGTGGCGCTGCTGTCCTCAGAAGCTGATCTATACGATGTGGTGCTCGTCTAAAGGCACTCGCTACCTTTGATTTCTGTTCTCTTCGCATGTTAGACTCCAAGACTTGACAGTCAGAGATCtagagaaacaggaaagagaaaaatcgGCCAACAGCTTGGAGTCATTCATCTTTGAAACCCAGGTAAGAGAGGGATATAAAGAAAGGAGAATTCCTGGAGAAGCAGGCAGAAGTGTCTTACGCAGCTTGGCCGGTCTGAATGCAGGGGAGGTGTTTGAGGTGGGGAAAGCTGATTTGAAGAGCCCAGCTTTTGTCTTTCAGTCACTTTTTCTACTACCATGAGGCTTCCCAGGCCCATGTGGACTTGGGATGTTTCCTTGATATAAAATGAACGCTTCCCTTGGCGCGTCTAACACGTTAAACTGGCTTTCCGGTATCCCTCACGTGACCTACCTGTGTGTTTTGGAACAATTGCACCCAGGCTGTAAAGAAGCTACAGCTTCTCAAGAACTGTTGTGCAGACAAGGCGACTAGTGCTAAGTGCGTGTGAAATTAAAGTTGTTGCGGCTTTACCATCCTATACCTGGTGTGCGTGGGGGCATTACCATCGTGCTCCTGGTAATGCTAGGAGCAGGAGCTTGGATTTGGAGGGCTGAATGAGAATCTCCTGGCCAGTGCAGGCAGCGCCCCAGGAGTTCAGAGTCCAGCCCGCTTGCAAGTGGGTGACCTGGTGGTTTTATGCTTCCACGTTCAGTGCTATTTGACGTGCTTGCTTTGTTCTTTCCCAGGACAAGCTTTACCAAGAAGAGTATCAGTTCGTCTCAACggaggagcagagagaagaaatttcCAGAAAGCTTAGCGAGGCTTCTAGTTGGATGGAGGAGGACGGCTATGCAGCCACGACTAAGGTATTGCTGCATGCAGTCAGGGTACCAGTCTGCTATCGCTGACATAGGAACGGCCATGCAGGCTGACAGAGTATCGATCCATCTTGATCCTTTGTGATCCGGTTCTCGGAAGTTTCTCGCTTCCTCAGTGCGTTTATGCACAGAACAAGATAGGAAGTTCTTCCAGCCGTGGGTGTGTCTTCAACAGCTTCGGCAGTAACCTGCTGGTTCCATGTCAAGCTTAGTCACGTGGCTCTTTTTGCTGTACTGAAATAGTATATTTGATAGAGAGAACGAGAGAACCTGTAGTTTTAACTTCTGAGGTCTACAACGTTAGACAGTGAGCGAACTAAGtgtctcctttcccctctgccccatTTGCAGGAGCTGAAAGACAAGCTTTCAGAGCTGAAAAAGCTTTGTAGGAACCTCTTCTTCCGTGTCgaggaaaggagaaagtggCCGGAACGCCTGGCTGCCCTGGAGAGTCTGCTCAACCACTCAACCATCTTTCTCAAGTAAGAGCAAGCTGGTTGGGAAGGAGAGTTGTGCAGCTGACAATGCTGTGCCAGGTGCCAGTGGAATGTGACCAGATCGAATGTGGCTGGAAAGTTGCTAAGGCTTCTTGAGAGAAGGCGACCCAAGCCCTGCTTGCTAGCACTCAGTTCTGCAGAACCCATTAACAGAAGCACGCAAGCTCTGTTTAAACTGCACACGCTGCTTGCAAGCGGATTTTTCCCTCTTGGTCCTATGGTCTCAGCTTTTCTACCTTCCCTGTTCTTCTGATCTCGTAATAGCTGTGTTTGCTGGCTCTGTATTCCATTCTTAGTATCTGGAGATTGATTTAGGACTCTGTTTCTTGCAGATGCCAGAGACGTAAATGTAAAATGTACTAATTGGTCAGTAACTGCAGTGGCTAGTTTGTATTAGTGGAGCTGTAAATACTGAGTTATCGAGGTATGGTCTGTTTGGTTTAATAGAAATAaactttcttcttatttttaaggGGAGCCCGAATGATTCCAGAGTCTGACCAGATATTCACAGAAGTGGAACTGAATACACTGGAAAAAGCCATCAATGAAACAATGGTAGTAAAGGATGGAATGGATctgggggagggtgggggcgGCAGTTTGGGTCACgtttcctgtcccaagtagCGATAGGTCAAGTACTTTCACTCAATGTCATGGAATAGAGCATGCGTGTCTTGTTTCCCTGCCACCGGCAAACATCAGCTGTGTTTTCTAATGCCCAGCTTGACCCCAGACCGCTTTGAGGGGGACAGTTGTCTCCAGGAGCGGTGGTGTGGCTCAGTAATCTggctgcagtttttaaaagcagatgctgGGTTTTGAGggttctgtttctttattttgtccTATGTGTGGGAAAGTAAGAAGCTGGTGGAAATGTAGCAGGGAGCAGCGTTATCCTGAGCAAGTTAGAAGGCCCGGGAGCGGTGACTTTGAGGTATTGTGATGTACGGTGGTTTCTGGAACCAAAAAGCATCCCAAAAGGCACCTCTTCCCTCCCATCCCACAGACTTGGAAAAACGAGACACTGGCTGAGCAGAACAAGCTCTCTCCTACTGAGAAACCCATCCTGCTGTCCAAAGATATAGAGCTCAAGATAGCAGCCCTAGACAGGGAAGTGCAGTATCTTCTGAACAAGGCCAAGTTtgccaaacccaaacccaaaaaggAGAAGAACACCACAAAAACCGATTCAGGCAAGAATGCTACAGCGACCTCTGAGAGCGAGAACACTATCCCTCCCACGGAGGGGAAGCAAGAAGGTAAGGAGCGGGTGGGGAgcgtgcatatatatatatatatatctcccaGTATATAATTACTATGTGTAACACACTCGTTACACGTGGTCTCTCTGCCTTGAGAGAAAGGGAGCTAAATAAGTGAAGACAACAGTGAACCATAGGATGAAATGATCCTCTTTAGTTTTCAAAGACAGCTGGGAAAAATCTAGGTGTGGCAGTGTCCTTTTTCTCCCaccatttgtttggttttttctctgcGAAAGTATTTATCAGCTTCCTGGGATGGCTGATCAGTATCTGTCTCTTTGGCTGGCTGCCTTATAGGAAAGATAAGCCATCAATTGCCTTCTGGGTGTCCAGAGCAAGTATTCAAGGTCGTGTCCTGTATCAAGGAACAGAACGAATTGTTGATGAGAAAGCTTTGTGGCTTAGATGGAccgcaataaaaaaaaatctcttgggaCACTAAGACTTGCAGTTGTCTGAACTTTTTAAGATCCTCGGGTTCTGAGTGTCCCGGTCCTTTTGAACCTGGACCATTGTCAGCGGAGTTCCCTGCCGGTTCCATCTCTTGGGATGCTTAAGAGCTCCAAAGGCGACTTGCCTGTGCAACCGGTGAATCTCCAGGGCTTCTAGGGACGTAAAGCTTGGCAGATAGAGGCAGTGAGAAATAAGGAGCAGTTCTGTGATGCTTTTCTCTGGGCATCGTAGAGTGATCCACTGTGAGAGTGAATTACTACGGTCCTGCTGAGGCACCACAGCTGGCTTGTTCGTAAACCTCGCCGCTGGTCACCTCACCTCGCTGTGCCCAACCTCTTCTGTATTCTCCCTTAActtttgtgctgtttctttctgcttgaAACACAGACAAACCTGAGGATATCGGTCCAGCCAAGGAACCTCCTACAGCTGAGAAAGTAACAACAGGCGATGAGCCTGGATCAGACTCTGGTGAGTAAATGTTTGACTAACGGTCTGGAACTTGGTAGCTACAAGTGCAAGCTGTCCGTGTGCTCCTTTCCATCTTTTTAGCTGTAGGAGGTAGTAAGAACCCCTGACTGCGAAGCAGTTGTTAATTCCGCAAAGGGGAAGGCAAAAATTTCGGTTCCTCGCTGTCCCCACGTTTTTGTTGTTCCGGGTGAAGTCGTAACGTACCGCTGCCTCAGCAGCTGCTTGATGCCTCGATCGCTGCGGCTTAGAGCCAGTCCCGTAGCTGTAAGCCTGTCTTTGTTAAAGAGCTGATGCGCGGGTGCGTGCTTATTCCGCCGGTCCCACTGCGAGGACGGCAACGTTCTAGAGGTGGAGGGCAGGAATATCTTCAGCTCTTTGGAGCTGAGCATCGCTCCCCAAAGCACTCCCCCCAGGGAGAGTTTGGTGGAATACTTGATGAACGTCAGCGACTCGCGGCGCTGCCTTGTACGCTGCAAAAACCGTTACGGCGCCTAACTCTGTTTACTTTGTTACACAGGGtccaaaaaagagaagaaaccagaagctggaggagaaagcaggaaaaacgATGAGTTATAACACCCCTGAAATCCCACTAGTGTCAACATCTATTTATTTCATGGTTACTTTCTTGTTTTTATAATGGACCTGGTTAGTCATGATGTAAATGGAACACCACAACAAACAGGCTGATGATGACAACAACATGGGATAGagatgtaaattttattttttctttctggggaTTTTGCCGCTACTAACTTAGtgaattgttttttgttttttcttacgTGTTTAAAGGTGGGAAGTGTGCCCACCAACAGTTGTCTCAATTTCAGTACGGAAGTCGCCAAAGTGACTTTCCTGTGGAGAGAAAGCAGTAAGGAAACATCTTAAGCTTTAGGAAGTAATTTGGAACATAAACTCTGTGCCACACCCCCTCTGGTGAAGATAAATGGGACGAATGCAGAAGCGTAGGTAGCTGAGATGGTGGTGTCTTTGCATACGAGGCCCTAGGTTTAAAGCAGTGGTGTGATTTCAGCTGACGGGAGGCGTATTCCCATTTGGATTCAGGGGACGGTGGAACAGAAATGGGGAGGCGGACGCTCGGTGCTTCGAGGTAAGCGAGCGTCTATTTTCCGTGGAGTGTTGTTAAGACCGTCTCTATCCGTGCTCTGTAGCAGAGTCTGAACACCGTGGAGCGGGACAAACAGATTCTGTTTATAGTTTGCtataaaaaaggaggaaaaaaaaaaaaaaaaaagctcagaacTGTCCACCCGTTAGCCAGTCTTGCGCTCAGAGCAACAACCGGTAACGGAGGGCAGGGGCGGCACAGGGTTAAGGCAAGAACCGAACTGGTGCAGGGAACCGTCACTGTCCTCCTTCCTCTGTATCTTGTGCGCTCAGACCGGCTTCATCGCGAACCTCCATGCCCGCGGCCTCCCGCCTCCTCGGGCCGCTCACGCCGCTGCGATACATGAGCGGAGTCTCGGATCGACCCAAGCGGATGGACGCCTGTGAATGTGCATCTGGTGTCgttctccatttttctttttttggcctcttcaaccaaaaaaaaataaaaagtacacTTCCTTGATGCTCTCTTGACAGCGGTTCCCTGTGTGCGCGGGGGCGGAACGGGAGCgcgggggcgcggcggcgggggcggacCGCGGGGCGGGCGGACCGGGGCGGAGCCTGCCGCCCAAtgggagcggcggggcgggactTCCGGGGCTGCGGCAGGAGCCGGTGGCGCTGGGCGGTGCGTCTGTCTGTCCGCCCGCCGGGCTCGTCTGCCCCGTCCCGTTCCGTTCCCGCGGAGGAGCGCGGCGGGATGGCGGCCGGCGGGTACGGGCGGTACCGGGCCGTCATCTTCACGGCCATGTTCGTCGGGTACACGCTGTATTACTTCAACCGCAAAACCTTCTCGTTCGTCATGCCCGCCGTCATGGCCGAGGTGCCGCTGGGGAAGGACGAGCTGGGTGAGTGCCGGGACACCCCCCCTAACCCACCCCGCGGCCCTGCTTGCTCGGTGCCGGCGTTAACGGGCGGTTAACGGGCTCTGCCCTGCCGCAGGTCTCATCACCAGCAGCCAGTCCGCGGCGTACGCCATCAGCAAGTTCGTCAGCGGCGTCCTCTCCGACCAAATGAGCGCCCGCTGGCTCTTCTCCTCCGGCCTCCTGATGGTGGGTTTGGTCAACGTGGTCTTCTCCTGGAGCTCCACTGTCGCGGCCTTTGCTGGGCTCTGGTTCCTCAACGGCTTGGCCCAGGGACTGGGGTGGCCGCCCTGCGGGAAGATACTGCGGAAAGTAAGTGTTTGCTGGGGAAGGCGAGGGGGTGAAACTTCTCCCGGCGGCAGGTCGGCGCGGGCCGCCTCGCGGGAACGCTTGCTCCGAATCCAGAGGCTCTTCCTGCCTCCTTCGAGCCAAGGAGGTGGAAACCGCTAGCCGTGCTTCCTTCTGCACGCAGAGCAAGTTTCTGTGCGCAAGGTTCTGCTCGTTCTAGCAAAGATTCAAAAAGTTCCTTAGCCCTTGCGTTTACACGCCTTGATTCTAGCTCAGCTTGATAAGTAACGTCCCCTGGTAGCGGACCTTCTCCGCTGTAAGAGACGTTGTTTGTTGGAATTCAGTATTTTAAGCGTGCAGGCGTGCTCATCTCTTCGCCGTTGCGgcggggtgctgctgggcaAGGAGCAACGAGCAGAATTCTATCTGCATGCTCCAGGAACTTGGGAATTGCAAGTCGCGGGCTGTTCAGGTAGAAAACAGGGTAATGTTTGGAGGAACAGCACGAGTCAAGCCTCtaagctctgtgtgtgtgtttgggtttcgTGACAATCTAAACGGAAGAGATCGATTTTTGCCTTAGGGCAGAAGCAAAGGAGGTCAGCTGCGTGCTAAcctcttttgaaaaatgtaaaatccaGAAATGCATGTACGTGTGGGATGAGGGGAGGTGAACAACTGCGTTGCCCTTCTGTGAGGCATCTAGCTGGTGAGAAAAGGGCTGTCGGGATGGTTGCGTGCACGGAAAGGAAGGGCCCGAGTAGCAGAAACAATAGGCACGGTGTTTTCCAAAGACATTCGTGAATGCTGCTCTCGGACGTTTTCCTGCCGACAGCAACCACCCAAGTGGTTCTGGCTCCGAGCGCGCCTTGCGATATAGAGCTGATCGTGCCTGATCCTTAATGCAGCGGTGAGTCCTAAAGTCACCCCGTGACTCTCCGCGTATCAGTTCACGGTCCTGTGCCAGCCGACCTTTCCAGGAGGACGCTTGTTCCTCGCGAGCCAGCACGCAGAACCGCGCGCTCTTAAATTTGCCTCTCCCGGCCCCGCGTCTCGGTTTCGTGGTCTGTAAATGGAAATAACTCCGAGCTGGCTTGCGGTGTGAGCACCTGTCGGGCTCCTATGGCTGACCCTTGCGTAACATTTGGAGTTCCCTTTGCCTGCTTTTGTAGATCTGTGTCTGAATTGCCCCAAACCCGCAGCATGGGCCTTGATTCAGGATTTTCACGTGCAGCGTCGCCCTCTTTCTCAGAACTCACGCCACTTTTCTTGTTGCGCAGTGGTTTGAGCCTTCCCAGTTTGGGACTTGGTGGGCAATCCTGTCTACAAGCATGAACTTGGCTGGAGGCTTAGGCCCCATCGTCGCTGCCCTCGTGTCTCTGAGCTACGACTGGCGCATGACTTTGTCCTTCTCTGGCTTCATCTGTGTGGTCGTCTCTTTTGTTTGCCTCGTCCTGATTAAAAACGAGCCATCGGATGTCGGGCTACCCAGCATTGAACAAGGAGccaagaaagggaagaaaggtgAGCACGAGACTTTATCGtaagcaggcagctgcagcctcctggtGTGAACATGTCGCTCTCGGCATACCGAGACCTCTCTCCTGCCCGCTTCCCAAAATTGCTGCTCGGCAGGGTACGTCTTAAGAGGTTTGTTTCAGCAGCTTTGTTCTGGTAACTATCGAGCTGCTGCGTTGAAGTTATAAATCATACAAACGGAGCCCCTGTGTAGTCTTGTGGGAAGGGGCTGGTGTACAGGCTTCCGAGACTGCCGCAGGAAAGCGCAGCAGAGCGGAGGAGGAGCCCGACCACCAGTTAGTTCTGTTTCTGCCAGCGACCGTGCGTGCATCGCCGAGATGCTCGTGGCTGGCTGTTTCATCTCCCCGTCTGCGTGATGTCTTCCTACTAACAGTGCTCTCATTTTCTTGGGGCTTTATTTGCTTAGACTGTGAGCAGAATCTCCTGGGGGGGTacaagggagagagagaaaaaaacacgCAACAGCAGGGAATGCTTCCTTAAGCCTGaccttcttctcctccacgTTACCAGAGAACAGGCAGCTCTCCCCTCACCCCGCCGTGGGTTCTCTTGACCCCTGGCTTGCGGTGGACTCTGCTCAGTGTTTTCTGTCCTAACCTAGGACATCTGGTTAGTCAATGTTTGTTCAGACCACTCAGTGTGGTGCTCCTCTGAAAGCAGAACAGGTAGAGGGGAATTGCAACAGAGGTTTGCTGTAGGATTTTAAAGGCCAGTGGAAACTCGGCCTACCTTCCGCACCGTCCTGTGATGCCTGTGCCACTAGACTTGACCTCTTTGTGCACAAAACCGATATTGCTTCTGTAGGGTAGGTTTGTAGGCGTTCTTGGACGACTGATGCAAAAATAAAGGTAGCGCCTGAAAGTCAGCATCTTCATTTGGGTCTGTGGAGCAGCTTTCACAGGCAGAGCTTAAAAGCGTTAGCACAAAATCTGGAGAAGCAGAAACAACCTTTGTGAAGGGTTTATTGGCAACCGCGGTACAGAAAATCACTGGGAGTAGCATTTTGATTATTCTTTTGAAGTCTAATGAATGTGGAATGAATTGACAGAAAAGATTCTGAAATCACAGCAAGCCCAGAGCAAGGGGGAGGTAAAGCCATTCGCTGCCAGTAGCTATGAGTAGCTCCCTCCATAAGGACGTTCTGACGCGTGAATCCCGCTTGCCGATCTGTCCGCGATCTGTAGCAGTTCGGTAGCTGTGCTCAAGCGGCAGTAACTTTCCTCCTGATCTTCCTTGCAGGTTCCTCCAATGACAACAGCACtctgacagagctgctgctctcgcCGTACCTCTGGGTGCTCTCAACAGGCTACCTGGTCGTTTTTGGAGTGAAAACGTGCTGCACCGACTGGGGACAGCTCTTCCTGATCCAGGAGAGGGGACAATCCATGCTCGTGGGTAAGATGCAAAGCTGCGTTTTTAAGCTTTGTGGCTGGGGTTTGGGAGGTGCGGCGCAGAGCTCGACTGGGTACAGCAAAAAGACGCAGGCGCCTCCGTCTGAGGGCCTCGTTTGCTTACCTCCTACCTGTCCGTTTAGACGCGCGTAGTTACCAAAATAACTTGCTGAGGAAGTAAGTTACTGCGTGCGCCGAGGGCCCCGGTGCTGTCTGGGGGACGAGCTGGAGGGGTCCTgtccagcagagctgctccgaGCTGACGGCGGTTGAGCTTGGTCTAAAGCACGCAGCAGCTTTGCTCTTTGGTGACCGAACCTGACGGTCTGTTCTTTGCTTCACCTACGTTCTAGGTAGTTCCTACATGAGTGCCTTGGAGATTGGGGGTCTGGTGGGAAGCATTGCTGCTGGAT is a genomic window containing:
- the SLC37A4 gene encoding glucose-6-phosphate exchanger SLC37A4 isoform X1 → MAAGGYGRYRAVIFTAMFVGYTLYYFNRKTFSFVMPAVMAEVPLGKDELGLITSSQSAAYAISKFVSGVLSDQMSARWLFSSGLLMVGLVNVVFSWSSTVAAFAGLWFLNGLAQGLGWPPCGKILRKWFEPSQFGTWWAILSTSMNLAGGLGPIVAALVSLSYDWRMTLSFSGFICVVVSFVCLVLIKNEPSDVGLPSIEQGAKKGKKGSSNDNSTLTELLLSPYLWVLSTGYLVVFGVKTCCTDWGQLFLIQERGQSMLVGSSYMSALEIGGLVGSIAAGYLSDRAVARVGLSSYGNPRHTLLLSMMAGMCVSMFLFRVTVTGNSPKENHLWTVALQPLADLTGLKEHELWILTLGAVFGFSSYGPIALFGVIANESAPANLCGTSHAIVALMANVGGFLAGLPFSTIAKHYSWATAFWVAEITCTGSTVAFFLLRNIRTKMGRVPRKAD
- the SLC37A4 gene encoding glucose-6-phosphate exchanger SLC37A4 isoform X2, which translates into the protein MAAGGYGRYRAVIFTAMFVGYTLYYFNRKTFSFVMPAVMAEVPLGKDELGLITSSQSAAYAISKFVSGVLSDQMSARWLFSSGLLMVGLVNVVFSWSSTVAAFAGLWFLNGLAQGLGWPPCGKILRKWFEPSQFGTWWAILSTSMNLAGGLGPIVAALVSLSYDWRMTLSFSGFICVVVSFVCLVLIKNEPSDVGLPSIEQGAKKGKKGSSNDNSTLTELLLSPYLWVLSTGYLVVFGVKTCCTDWGQLFLIQERGQSMLVGSSYMSALEIGGLVGSIAAGYLSDRAVARVGLSSYGNPRHTLLLSMMAGMCVSMFLFRVTVTGNSPKLWILTLGAVFGFSSYGPIALFGVIANESAPANLCGTSHAIVALMANVGGFLAGLPFSTIAKHYSWATAFWVAEITCTGSTVAFFLLRNIRTKMGRVPRKAD